In a single window of the Desulfovibrio mangrovi genome:
- a CDS encoding acyl-CoA thioesterase: protein MEARKVSDSETVATHRALPSDANPAGNVHGGVILKHIDLAGAVCAMRHARGCTVVTASIDRMEFKAPAHVGELLILKASVNMVSSKSMEVGVRVESENLLTGDVRHVASAYLTFVAMDENRKPTPAPPLVFESQTHIRRNEEAMRRRELRQEERRREKLAQERMASAESPEPAKTKELY, encoded by the coding sequence ATGGAAGCGCGCAAGGTCAGTGACAGTGAAACCGTGGCAACGCACCGCGCATTGCCCAGTGATGCCAACCCCGCAGGCAACGTGCACGGCGGGGTCATACTCAAGCATATCGATCTGGCGGGCGCGGTGTGCGCCATGCGTCATGCCCGTGGCTGCACGGTGGTTACGGCCTCCATCGACCGCATGGAATTCAAGGCCCCCGCGCATGTGGGCGAACTGCTCATCCTCAAGGCCAGCGTGAATATGGTCAGTTCCAAATCCATGGAGGTTGGGGTGCGTGTGGAGTCGGAGAATCTGCTGACCGGCGATGTGCGCCATGTGGCCTCTGCCTACCTGACCTTTGTGGCCATGGATGAGAACCGCAAGCCCACGCCCGCTCCGCCCCTTGTTTTTGAAAGCCAGACCCATATCCGCCGGAACGAAGAGGCCATGCGTCGCCGTGAGTTGCGGCAGGAAGAACGTCGCCGCGAGAAGCTGGCGCAGGAGCGCATGGCCAGCGCGGAATCTCCGGAACCTGCGAAAACCAAGGAACTCTATTAA